AAAATTTTGGAAAATGGAAATATAGCGTTTTGGAATTaaactcttcttatgtttccccatctgTGCTCAGAGTAGctgagagatgtaatgtttgtctctgttgtgttgaagcccaatcaagcaggagagaccagcctcccctgtacccagctgtgtgtccatgaagagtgactggTCTATGGAGCATCCTATACACTTTAGAGAGGGAGACGTTTCTACTGAgcaaaggtaagaagaactcatgggtcatggtcagtgagttaaacaacactgtctctagtcatttctcctctcccattttcaCATTTCTAtttgttgttttcataatccataggctaatcctttgtccattttcatagtcctaaaacaatattaaacaaacacaacattccctccctgtgtgtgtgtctgtgtgtgcgtgactgtgtgtgtgtgtgtgtgtgtactccctggATGAGGAGATGTAATCTCATGTTTTGTCCACAGAAACCAACAGGAGAGATCAGAGTCTCAAACAGACCTGGACtccatattcagtgtatgtggtcctgttatgtacatttatttttgtttacctcaagtaaagatgatctgtcaatcattcattaaTGTGTTAATGAGAAAGCATTTCTTCCCTTGCTTAACTTATTTACTTGATTTATTCAAGATGCTTGAAGAGAAAATGATGACATTTGTGAAGAACGAGCTGAAGATGTTCAAGAGGATTCTTAGTCCAGAACTCCCAGAAGGCTTTGAGAGTCAGAAGCAGGAAAGGGAAGTGGTGGATGCTGAAGATGAGAagcaggagagcagtgccagagagggggctctgaagatcacactgcacgtcctgaggaaaatgaaccagaAAGAGCTTGCTGAaacactggagaaatgtaagaGCTGTCTGACTCATGTTGAAAGCTGTTTTATAACATTTAAAAGCTAAAGTAGCTAAAGTACAGCTAAAGTAGCTGTTTAACTCAATGATTTTGTCGCAGCGTTAACACAACACAAGTGACCTCATCAAGTAGCAGCAGGGATGTGCTGTGTTGATTAATTTAGAGGGAGACAACATTAATAACACCAATAATATTATCAGTCACACCAGTCTGTAATGCATTATGAAAACATTTACACATTAAAACAGCCAGTTAAGAGGATACATAATTGTATGATTATAATTTAACTTTATAACAGTCTTACAATACTGTAGGCATTAAAACAGACAAAATATTAATATCCTCTGTGTTATTTCAAGATTCAGAAGAGCTCGCTGGGATTTGCCAACGTGAACTTAAATCTAGTCTAAAGAAGAAAtttcaatgtgtatttgaggggatcgctaaacaaggaaacccaacacttctcaataagatctacacagagctctacatcacagagggtggaacaggagaggtcaataatgaacatgagctgagacagattgagacaacaaccaggaaacaagCAAGACCAGAGACTGCAATCAAATATAGCGACATCTTCAAACCCTTAACTGGACAAGACAAACATATCAGAATTGTGCTGACAAAGGGAGTtgctggcattggaaaaacagtctctgtgcagaagttcattctggactgggctgaaggaaaagcaaatcaggatgtcaaatttgtattttcattcccTTTTCGGGAGCTGAATTTGATGAAAGGCGAAAACACTTTGATTGAACTTCTTAATCACTTCTCAATGGACACCAAAAAATCAAGAATCTCTAACTACGACAAATACAAAGTTCTGTTCATttttgatggtctggatgagtgccgactgcccctagacttccagaagaacaagtTCTGTTGTGACGTCACAGAGTCAACCTCAGTTgatgttctgctgacaaatctcatcaagggaaatctgcttccctctgctctcctctggataactacccgacctgcagcagccaataagatcccttcagtgtgtgttgaccaggtgacagaggtacgagggttcaatgacccacaaaaggaggagtacttcaggaagagattcagtgatgaggacctggccagcagaatcatctcacacataaagacatcaaggagcctccacatcatgtgccacattccagtcttctgttggatttctgcaaCAGTCCTTGAACTCATGCTAAAAcataagagagaagagatgcccaagactctgactgagatgtacacacaccttgtGGTGTTTCATACCAAACAGAAGAATGAAAAGTATCTTGGGAAAGAAGAAACAGGTTCacactggaataaagagagcattctgtcactgGGAAAACTGGCTTTTCAACAGCTTATGAATGGCAATCTGATTttctatgaagaagacctgaaagaggctggcattgatgtcaatgaagcctcagtgtactcaggattgtgcacacagatctttaaagaggaatgtgggctgtaccaggacaaggtgtactgcttcgtgcatctgagcattcaggagtttctggctgctttatatgtgttcctctcattcatcaacaacaatgAGAATCTAATGGAGAAACTGCAAATAAAAGACAAGCCTGAAGTTACTTTCTACAAGAGTGCTGTGGATAAAGCCTTACAAAGTGAGACAGGAAACTTGGAccttttcctccgcttccttctgggcctctcactggagtccaatcagaagTACTTACAAGGTCTACTGCCAAAGACAAGAAGCAGCTCACAGAGCCATGAAGAAACACTCAAGTACATCAAGGAGAAGATCAGGGAGAATCCCTCTCCAGAGAGGTgcatcaatctgttccactgtctgaatgaactgaatgaccattctctagtggaggagatccAAAGCTACCTGAGATCAGGAAGTCTCCCAGAAGCCAAACTGTCACCtgcacagtggtcagctctggtctttgtgttgctgacttcagaaaaggagctggatgtgtttgacctgaagaaatactccagatcagaggaaggtcttctgaggctgctgccagtggtcaaagcctccagaGCTGTTCTGTGAGTATATGCAATTACATTTAAGTCCTAATCATTAGGAAGAAATATTAAGTTTAGAGAAAAATAAGtattataatatgtatataatattatattgaaaaacaaatgcatTGATTTTCACATTAGTATAACATTATGACCATACAATTCTAGGAGACGGAAGATTAATTTatatgttgttttagagaataaTCCAAATGCATCTGCCATTGTCCTTCTACACTACTCGTTAAAtgaacagtgtgtttgtgaaatcatgatgatctctttgtcaggctgtcaggctgtggagtcacagaggaaggctgtgcttctctggtctcagctctgaggtcaaacccctcacacctgagagagctggatctgagtaacaatgacctgaaggattcaggagtgaagctgctctctgctggactggggaatccccactgtaaactggagactctgaggtctgtattcctgtagttggtcaacaagtgataactgttCACCCGATCCACATGTGTTTATCAGGCACACATAGTCCTCACCatatgtgtttggacagtgaagcttacaGTTTTACATTTGTTACTCTGCTGCAGCATTTTGGATTTTAGATAGTATGTTTTATATTaggtgacagtacagaatgtcaccttttatttgagggtattcatacatatctgttttaccatttagaaatgaaaaCACTTTATGTATCTTGTTATGACATTTGAAAAAGTCGGAATAATTTGGACAAATTAATTTTGTCttaagtttagtatttggtcccatattccatgCCTGcagtgattacatcaagcttgtgattcTGCAAACAGGTGGAAAGCATTTTaaatttgttttggttgtgttttggattATGTTTTTCTTCATAGTAACTAATGTCCTGTCATTTTTGAGTCACTTCACTTGTATTGTAAGTAAGAATAggagatgtttctgaacacttctacagtcgtggccaaaagttttgagaatgacacaaatattaattttcacaaagtctgctgcctcagtgtctttagatatttttgtcagatgttaccatggaatactgaagtataattataagcatttcataagtgtcaaaggcttttattgacaattacatgaagttgatgcaaagagtctatatttgcagtgttgaccctcctttttcaagacctctgcaatctgccctggcatgctgtcaattaacttctgggccacatcctgactgatgtcatcccattcttgcataatcaatgcttggagtttgtcagaatttgtggggttttgtttgtccacccgcctcttgaggttTGAtgacaagttctcaatgggattaaggtctggggagtttcctggccatggacccaaaatatcgatgttttgttccccgagccacttagttatcacttttgccttatgggaAGGTGCTCCATCGtgcaggaaaaggcattgtttgttaccaaactgttcctggatggttgggagaagttgctttcggaggatgtgttggtacaaTTTtgtattcatggctgtgttcttaggttcttaaacatgaatggtctcaggatgctttactgttggcatgacacaggactgatggtagcgctcaccttgtcttctccggacaagcttttttccggatgccccaaacaatcggaaaggggattcatcagagaaaatgacagtaccccagtcctcagcagttcaatccctgtaccttttgcagaatatcagtctgtccctgatgtttttcctggagagaaggggCTTCCTTGCTGcctttcttgacaccaggccatcctccaaaagtcttcgcctcactgtgcgtgcagatgcactcacacctgcctgctgccattcctgagcaagcgctgtactggtggtgcccttaTCCCACagttgaatcaactttaggagacagtcctggcgcttgctggactttcttgtgtgtcctgaagccttcttcacaacaattgaaccgctcttcttgaagttcttgataatccgataaatggttgatttaggtgcaattgtactggcagcaatatccttgcctgtgaagccctttttgtgcaaagcaatgatgacagcagtgtttccttgcaggtaaccatgattaacagaggaagaacaatgattccaagcaccaccctccttttgaatcttccagtctgttattcgaactcaatcagcatgacagagtgatctccagccttgtcctcatcaacactcacacatgtgttaacgagagaatcactgccatgatgtcagctggtccttttgtggcagggctgaaatgcggtggaaatgtttttgggggattcagttcatttgcatggcaaagagggactttgcaattaattgcattcatctgatcactcttcataacattctggagtatatgcacatttccatcatacaaactgagacagCAGACTTTGTTAAATTAATAGTTGTGttattctcaaaacctttggccacgactgtacattcatgtggatgctaccatgattatgaatAATCATGAATTAATCGTGAATGATGATGAATGAGAAATGAATGAGAAAGTTACAAAGGCTCAAAGATCTGtgattggtaatggtgagaggttagaatGTTTTGTTGCAGCCTCTGTACCTTTCTCAGTCATTATTATTCATGATTAATTCATGATTTGTATTAATCATGGCATCATCAGGATTAATTTAGTagtgtttagaaacatgtcaTCTACTCACTTAGATAGAAAATTACTCCAGTCATCATCCACCATTCAGTTACTATTGggcaaaacacaacccaaaacataacccaaaacaaactgcaaatgcaacAAACGAGtttgggaccaaatactaaacttttgactacttgaATAGACTATATTATTACTATATATTTCTAAATGgtgaaacagatatgtatgaaaataccctcaaataaaagttGACATTGTATACTGTCAactcatatgaaacattttatCTCAAATCCAAAGTGCACATTTAAAATGTTAGCTTCACAGtcaaaatagatatggtgtggactgtgtACTCAATACAATCCTAATCTGATTCTTCACTGTCTGTCTTTAGACTGATACTGCTTTttaaactggtctggtcagtatactcaaatatttgtactatacattttttttctcacctttaGTTAacaaggtaggcaagttgagaacaagttctcatttacaactgcgacctggccaagataaagcaaagcagttcgacatatacaataaaacagagttacacatggagttaaaaaacatacagtcaaaaatagaaaaacaagtctatatacaatgtgtgcaaatgaggagagacaagggaggtaaggcaataaataggccatggtggcgaagtaaatacaatatagcaattaaacactggaatagtGGATGTGCAGTagatgaatgtgcaaagtagaaatactgtggtgcaaaggagcaagataaataaataaatacagtatggggatgaggtagttggttgggctatttgcagatgggctatgtacaggttcagtgatctgtgagttcctcagacagctggtgcttaaagctagtgagggagataggtgTCTCCAGTTTCtgtgatttttgtagttcgttccagtcattggcagcagagaactggaaggaaaggcgcccAAATGAGGTATTgcctttgggggtgaccagtgagatatacagtgccttgcgaaactgatagagacataccccaagcgacttacagctgtaatcgaagcaaaaggtggcgctacaaagtattaacttaattttgcacgcccaatttgtcagtttttggtttgttaaaaaaagtttgaaatatccaataaatgtcgttccacttcatgattgtgtcccacttgttgttgattcttcacaaaaaatacagttttatatctttatgtttgaagcctgaaatgtggcaaaaggtcgcaaagttcaaggggggcgaatactttcgcaaggcactgtacctgctggagcacgtgctaatggtgggtgctgctatcgtgaccagcgagctgagataaggcggggctttacctagcagggtctggtagatgacctggagccagtgggtttggcgacaagtatgaagcgagggccagccaacaagagagtacaggtcgcagtggtgggtagtatatggggatttggtgacaaaacggatggcactgtgatagactgcatccaatttgttgagtagagtgttggaggctattttgtaaatgacatcgtcaaagatcggtaggatggtcagttttacgagggtatgtttggcagcatgagtgaaggattaaTTTTGGAtaggagatgtttgatgtgagtctgaaaggagagtttacagtctaaccagacacctaggtatttgtagttgtccacatattctaagtcagagccgtccagaggaGTGATGCTGGACGGTCGGGCGGGTGCGGGACGTGATCAgttggccagaagtatacagaatggtgtcgtctgcgtagaggtggatcagagactcaccagcagcaagagcgatatcattgatgtatacagagaagagagtcggcccaagaattgaaccctgtggcacccccatagagactgccagaggcccggacaacaggcactctgatttgacacactgaactctatcagagaagtagttggtgaaccatgcGAGGCAAtcgtttgagaaaccaaggctcttgagtctgccgataaggatgtggtgattgacagagtcaaaagccttggtcAGGTCAATGAAtaaggctgcacagtattgtctcttatcaatggtggtcagatatcatttaggaccatgagcgtggctgaggtgcacccatgaccagctctaaaACCacattgcatagcggagaaggtgcggtgggatttgaattggtcggtaatctgtttgttaacttggctttcaaagacctttgaaaggcagggtaggatagctatagttctgtagcagtttgggtcaagagtgtctccccctttgaagagggggatgaccgcagctgctttccaatctttgagaATCTGACGacaagaaagagaggttgaacaggctagtaataggggttgcaacaattttggcagatcattttagaaagaaagggtccagattgtccagcccagctgattagtaggggtccagattttgcagctctttcagaacatcagctaactggatttgggagaaagagaaatagaggaggTTTGGGCAAAGTGCTGTGGAGGATACAGGGCTCTTGGCAAGGGTAGGGGTAACCAGGtgtaaagcatggccagccttagaaaaatgcttattgaaatgctcaaatatagtggatttatcggtggtgacagtttcctatcctcagtgcagtgggcagctgggaggaggtgctcttattctccatgaacattacagtgtcccagaacttttttgagtttgtgttacaggaagcaaatttcgGCTTGAAAAGCTATCCTTgcctttcctaactgcctgttgGTTCCTAAaatccctgaaaagttgcatatcgcgggggcagTTTGCTAATGCATAACGCCACATAACgtgtttgtgctggtcaagggtagTCAGGTCTGGTCAGGTCATGTTTCTCTCTACAAAAAGTACTTTGATAATTTGTCATTTTTAATAATGATACATCCATTTATGAATTGCTATGTCAGGTTTCAGGACACTGATATGTCTGAAAATGTATTGTATATATTTTCCCCACCAAACAATAGCAGTGTGATTTTTAAACAATTTtactctttgcaggctgtcacACTGTTTAGTCACAGATGAAGGATGTGCTTCTCTGGCCTCAGCTCTGGAGTCAAACCCCTCAcatctgagagagctggacctgagctacaatcacccaggagactcgggagtcagactgctctctgctggactggaggatccacaaTGCAGGctggagaaactcaagtatgtagagggtttatgtcaatgttcatatcagACATGTTTGACTTATCAGACTAGTTAAGACAAACATTCTTACCACCACTTGGACAAAGTTAtatgctgactgtgtgtgtgtccagtgtgtgtgtgtgtttcctgtgttgtgtgtgtgggtccgGTTTGTGTGCAGTGACAATCTCTcaatgacatacacacacacttgacacatatacacacacacacactctggacacacacacacataccaccaaAGTTATATgctatctgtatgtgtgtgtggtgtggtgaggtgtgtgtgtgtgagttcaggtGTATCACTCAATGActgtcttcttcttctgcttaCCGCTACAGCGTGGAACATGGAGGAGAGTACACAATGAAACCTGGGCTCagaaaatgtgagtgttgactgctGTGAAGAATATGACTAAGAATACTTGGTCATATTAAATATCAGCTGTAGTTCTACAGAAACCGAAATCAGGGACACCAAAGTTTACAAAGAGTTGCTTTGACATATGtgggtgttgtgtttgtgttacattagaaatgtgtgtgttcatgatgcaaacaggtttgtgtgtgtgtgtgtaataaatgggaatatatatatattttttttaacctttatttatcttcacaagtcagttaagaacctgttcttattttcaatgactacctaggaacagtgggttaactgctttgttcaagGGCAGGgacttgatcttgcaacctttcagttactcgtccaatgctctaaccactaggatacctgctacaataagtgtgttttatattaccatacagtatcacATATGATCATTCAAGTCTCAAGTTACCTTAACTTCtccttttgatacctagaaacATGTACATTAAATTAATTTGTGAaaagtgagttaacattctaatgtgaatgatgatgatttctaATACTGTGTCTGGTTTTATCCATCAGatgtctgtgatctcacactcgacccaaacacagtaaacagactcctctctctgtctgaggagaacagaaaggtgacatgtagtagagaggagcagccgtatcctgatcacccagagagatttgagaATTGGagacaggtgctgtgtagagagggtctgactgggcgctgttactgggaggtagagtggaATGGGAGTGGGGCTGGATtcggagtgacatataaaggaatcagcAGGAAAGGAGAGGGTAATGACCGGGGGCTTGGATACAATGTCAAGTCCTGGAGTCTGGTCTGCTATGACAACAGTTACATGGCCAGGCACAATGATAAACCCACTACCATAGACGTCCCCTCCTCCGGCtcccacagagtaggagtgtatctggactggccagccggcactctgtccttctatagagcctcctctgacacactgacccacctgtacactttcacctccacattcactgagcccctctatccagggtttaaTGTTTCGTATGACTCCTCAGTGTCTCTGTGTCAGGTGGTCACAACATGACGTTTCGCTCTTATCATGTGTTTTATGTTTATCAGACATTTAAATTCatggtgtaacacacacacaccagtttgaGACAATTTATTCCTGTTAATAATAACCACTCTGTGTAGGTATCTTTGTGATCCGCGTCTTGTGAGAATGGTTCAGACCGTTCTTactcacactggacacacacacacacacacacacacacacactggacacacactcacactggacacacacacacacacacactggacacaaccCTGACGTCCTCACACCGTCTCACTGTCCATGTCTGCTTTTAGCTCCCACTTTTAATTCACTGTGTTATAATGGACCTTGTGCTTGTTATGTCACCTCTGTAACCAGCTATCAAACATACTGACCTTTCAGTCCTCTGAGTTTTGTTTAGTGTCCACTGACTTATTGATTGATGTATTTGTTGTATATTGGGGTTGTGCCCCAGAGCACACATTTGTATGTGTTGAGATGATCACTTTCCAGATAAATGGTTGAACTGATTCCTGTCTTCAGTCTCATCATTATTGAATTGTTATACAGACGAGGTAATTAAACCCACAAAACATAACAAAAGATTGCCGATGAGTAAGTCTGAATCTACAGGAACTATTCTGTCTGGAAGAAGTCAGTTTTTCAACTGTTTGAAAATTGTATTTTATGTGGTACAGTCTAGGCTACTGTTAGCACAGTGTATTGCTATCAGAGGCACGTGCATAGTGGAGCTAGCTAGGGAAAGAGAGTTAATATCGTCATGGATGGCAGAAAAGGACTCAAGATGGATGTCGGAGCAGGAAAACAACTTGATAAAAAAAGGGAGGAATATAACTTGATTAAAGGAAAGGACATCAATTAACTTCTTGCGGATCAgttggacgctagcgtcccatctcgACAAcgtccggtgaaattgcagagcgcaaaattcaaattacagaaatagtcatattCAACATTAATGAAAATAGAAGTGTTATACATAaattaaaagcttaacttcttgttaatccagcaactgtgtcagatttcaaaaaggctttatggtgaaagcacaccatgcaattatctgaggatagcacccagcacaaatgcattaaaaacattttccaaccagGCAGATtgcatcacgaaagtcagaaatagcaataaattaaatcacttacctttgaagatcttcttctgttggcaatccaaaaggtcccagcgacatcacaaattgtaattttgttcgataaagtccttctttataccccaaaaactcagtttagctggtgcgcttcattcaataatccaccggtttccccaGTTCAAATTGCATACAagatgaatcccaaacgttaccaataaacttctccaAAACAAGTCAAACAAAGTTTCTAATCAAATCTCAAGTACCCTAAGACgtaaataaatgatacaatttaagacggagaatcgttattgtcattaccggagataaacaacAAAGAACGCGCATTCACAGGAACGTGCTATAAACGCTaaagccaaaatgggagccacttagaaaaactacaaattctagctaatttttaaaaaacaagcctgaaactctttctaaatcTAATCTAATGGaatccctaggaactgcaatctgggaggtattcctTTGATATTCCCATTGACAGTTATAGTAATCACTGTTGAGCCTAATTTTTGTTGTCCTCGGGTTTtggcctgccatatcagttctgttatattcacagacattatAGGAACAGTTAAAAAAACGATggggtgttttctatccaatacgaccatgcatatgcatatcctagcttctgggcctgagtaacaggcagtttactttgggcaccttagTCATCCAAACTTCCAAAAACTGACCCCTAGCCTGAAAAAGTTAAACTGTGAAGAAGAATTAAAAACTCCTAAATGAGCGAATTGAATGAAGATCACGTGACTGAGGAAACTAttgctgtgtgtatgtgaggttgtgtgtgcttgtgaggttgtgtgtatgtgtgcgtgtttaGTGTG
Above is a genomic segment from Oncorhynchus kisutch isolate 150728-3 linkage group LG19, Okis_V2, whole genome shotgun sequence containing:
- the LOC109885964 gene encoding NLR family CARD domain-containing protein 3-like: MSLSGEKEEDGPASKRIVFGEHGTKSKRGLCSKMSLSGEKEEDGPASKRIVFGEHGTKSKSPIKQERPASPVPSCVSMKSDWSMEHPIHFREGDVSTEQRNQQERSESQTDLDSIFSVCGPVMYIYFCLPQVKMICQSFINVLMRKHFFPCLTYLLDLFKMLEEKMMTFVKNELKMFKRILSPELPEGFESQKQEREVVDAEDEKQESSAREGALKITLHVLRKMNQKELAETLEKYSEELAGICQRELKSSLKKKFQCVFEGIAKQGNPTLLNKIYTELYITEGGTGEVNNEHELRQIETTTRKQARPETAIKYSDIFKPLTGQDKHIRIVLTKGVAGIGKTVSVQKFILDWAEGKANQDVKFVFSFPFRELNLMKGENTLIELLNHFSMDTKKSRISNYDKYKVLFIFDGLDECRLPLDFQKNKFCCDVTESTSVDVLLTNLIKGNLLPSALLWITTRPAAANKIPSVCVDQVTEVRGFNDPQKEEYFRKRFSDEDLASRIISHIKTSRSLHIMCHIPVFCWISATVLELMLKHKREEMPKTLTEMYTHLVVFHTKQKNEKYLGKEETGSHWNKESILSLGKLAFQQLMNGNLIFYEEDLKEAGIDVNEASVYSGLCTQIFKEECGLYQDKVYCFVHLSIQEFLAALYVFLSFINNNENLMEKLQIKDKPEVTFYKSAVDKALQSETGNLDLFLRFLLGLSLESNQKYLQGLLPKTRSSSQSHEETLKYIKEKIRENPSPERCINLFHCLNELNDHSLVEEIQSYLRSGSLPEAKLSPAQWSALVFVLLTSEKELDVFDLKKYSRSEEGLLRLLPVVKASRAVLLSGCGVTEEGCASLVSALRSNPSHLRELDLSNNDLKDSGVKLLSAGLGNPHCKLETLRLSHCLVTDEGCASLASALESNPSHLRELDLSYNHPGDSGVRLLSAGLEDPQCRLEKLNVEHGGEYTMKPGLRKYVCDLTLDPNTVNRLLSLSEENRKVTCSREEQPYPDHPERFENWRQVLCREGLTGRCYWEVEWNGSGAGFGVTYKGISRKGEGNDRGLGYNVKSWSLVCYDNSYMARHNDKPTTIDVPSSGSHRVGVYLDWPAGTLSFYRASSDTLTHLYTFTSTFTEPLYPGFNVSYDSSVSLCQVVTT